The DNA window CCTCGACCTGGAGGCGGCCCCGTTGCCGGTGGCCCGCTTCCACACCGGCAGGGAGGGCGCCGCGGGCGGCATCGCGCTGCGCACCACCCCCGGCGACCCGCAGAGCGTGGACATCGTCATCATGGACGGCCGCGGCGCCGACCTCGCCCCCGGCGCGCAGCGCAAGCTGGAGCGGGTCTTCTCCCGCCAGGAGTTCCGCCGCGCCTTCCCCGGCGAGATCGCCGAGCTGACCCACCCGTCCCGCGCGATCGAGGACTACGCCCACGAGCTGCTGCGCCACGTCGGCGTCGGCGACGTACGGGACATGAAGGTCGTCGTGGACTGCGCGGGCGGCACCTCCTCGCTGGTGCTGCCCACCCTGCTCGGCCGGGTCGGCGTGGACGTGCTCACCGTCAACGCCCGCCTGGACGACGTCTCGCCCACCGAGACGCTGGCCGAGCGCCGCCGCGACCTGCAACGGCTGTCGGAGCTGGTCAGCTCGTCGCGGGCGGCCTTCGGCGTGCGCTTCGACCCGGTCGGCGAGCGCATCGCCCTGGTGGACGAGATGGGCCAGCTCATCGACGAGGAGCGCGCCCTGCTCGTCGTGCTCGACCTGGTCGCCGCCGAGCGACGGGGCGGCCGGGTGGCGCTGCCGGTCACCACCACGCGGGTCGCCGAGCAGGTGTGCCGCTTCCACGGCGTGCAGGTGCAGTGGACCTCCACCTCGCTGGACGCCCTCACGGCGGCCGTCGCCGGCCCCGACATGATCTTCGCGGCGGACGGGCGCGGCGGGTTCGTGGTGCCCGAGTTCAGCCCGGCCATCGACGGGCTGGCCGCGTTCATGCGCCTCCTCGGGCTGGTCGCCCGCACCCGGCTCTCGCTCAGCCAGATCGACGCCAGGATCCCCGAGGTCAGGCTGCTGCGGCGGACGGTGCCGACGCCGTGGGCGGCCAAGGGCGCGGTCATGCGCTCGGTCATCGAGGCCGCCGAGGCCGAGCCCGCGGGCTACCGCGTCGACACCACCGACGGGGTGCGGGTGGCCCGCGACGACGGGAGCTGGGTGCTGGTGCTGCCCGCCGCCACCGAGCCCGTCACCGACCTGTGGGCCGAGGCGGCCGACATGGACGGCGCCCAGGCGCTCCTGGAGCGCTGGGCGCGGGTGGTGGAGCGGGCCGCCGGCTGATCCGGGTCCGGGAGCGGTCACGCGGCGTGAGCGGCGCGAGAGTGGCGAGAACCACGGTTGCCAGGCGCGCGCCGGCCGCCGCAAGATCGTAATGTAGAAACGCGCGGCGGCATGGACCACGGGGCGGAAGCGGCGGTAACTTTGTCTGCGTCCAAACCACCGTCCAGCGCCCCGAGTTGACCTTTGCCGCTGATCAGCGTATGTTGCGGCATTCGCAAACTTGAAGAAAGCGAAGCGAGGCGCGTTCTGAGCACCGTCGCCGCGTCTTCGCGGTAGGAGGCCGAGCCGATCGATGCCGAGCGTCTACTGCACGCAGTGCGGGCACGCCAACCCCGGGGATGCCCGTTTCTGTTCCCGTTGCGGGTCACCGCTGGCCAGACTCGAGGTCGCAGGGGACACCACTTCGACGATCTCCGTCGCGGGAATCGAGGCGTACGAGGCTGAGACAGGCGACATGCTCCTGCAGGAGCGGGCGCTGGTGGAGCAGCTCCCGCCCGGCACGGCGTTGCTCACGGTGACCAGGGGCCCCAACCAGGGCAGCCGCTTCCGGCTGGACAAGGACCTCACCACGACCGGGCGTCACCCGGAGAGCGACATCTTCCTCGACGACATCACCGTCTCGCGCCGCCACGTCGAGTTCTACCGCCACCGCGGCGGCCAGTTCTCCGTCCGCGACGTCGGCAGCCTCAACGGCACCTATGTCAACCGCGAGCGGATCGAGGAGGTTCCGCTGCACTCCGGCGACGAGGTGCAGATCGGCAAGTTCCGGCTGGTCTTCCTCATGCGGGGCAACCACAGCGCATGACTTCCCAGGCGGCCCGCTCGCACATGAGCATCGGGGAGGTGCTCGCCCTGCTGCAGGGCGAGTTCCCCGATGTGACGATCTCCAAGATCAGGTTCTTGGAGGGCGAAGGGCTCATCGAGCCCGAGCGCAGCCCCTCCGGCTATCGCAAGTTCACCCATCTGCACGTCGAGCAGCTCCGCTTCATCCTCACCGAGCAGCGCGACCACTACCTGCCGCTGCGGGTCATCAAGGACCGCATGGCCGAGAGCTTCGGCCGCCCCCGGGCCGTGCCCGACAGGCAGGAGGTCCGGCTCGGCCGCGCCGAGCTGCTGGAGGCCGCCGGCATCGACGAGGAGACCCTCGCCGAGTGCGAGGACTACGGCCTGCTGGCCCCGGTCGCCCGCCGCTACGACGAGGAGGCGCTCAAGATCGCCCGCACGGTCGGCGCGCTGGCCCGCTTCGGCCTGGGCGCCCGGCACCTGCGCGCGGTCAAGGCCGCCGCCGAGCGCGAGTGCGGCCTGGTCGAGCAGAGCGTCGCGCCGGTGCTGAAACGCCGCGCCCCGGGCGCCATCGGCGAGGCCGAGGAGACCGCGCGGGAGCTGTCCAGCCTGCTGCTCGACCTGCACGCGTCGCTGGTCCGGACCGGGGTACGTTCGGTGCTGGGGCGCTGAGGGAGACCCGACCGGCGGCCGGGGAGCAATCGGGGCCTCCCGGGTGTTACGTTGAAATGAAGTAGCCAGTCAGCAGAAGCGACGAACCAAGAGCTGTGCCGGGTCACCGGTCAGGAATACGGAGCAGCCCGTGTTGCAGATGGAGGTCGTGGGCGTAAGAGTCGAAATGCCCACAAATCAACCGATCGTCTTGCTCAAGGAGGCACACGGGGAACGGTTCCTTCCCATCTGGATCGGCATGACCGAGGCGACGGCCATCGCCCTCGCCCAAGCGGAGGAACCGCCGCCGCGGCCGCTTACCCACGACCTGTTCCGCGACGTGCTGAGCGCGCTGGGCGTCGGCCTGCGCGCGGTCAACATCGTCGCACTGCGTGACGGCATCTTCTTCGCCGACCTGGTGTTCTCCAACGGCGTGGAGGTGAGCGCGCGGCCCTCCGACTCCATCGCGCTCGCCCTGCGCACCGGAGCACGCATCTTCGCCAGCGAGGAGGTGGTCCAGGAGGCCGGCGTGGTCATCCCGGACGACCAGGAGGACGAGGTGGAGAAGTTCAGGGAGTTCCTTGACACGATCACTCCCGAGGACTTTGGCAGGGCGGGGTAGGTATTTCGGTGCATTTACGCTTCACGACGCGCCGAGCCGGATCGTTGACTGAGCATGGTCACGGTCCTACGGTGCAAGTGAAACCCGCGGTCGCCCTATATGAACCCCCAGATCGGGCCGCGGGATGAGAGAAAGCCGGAGGTCCGCGTGGCGGTCAGCAGCGGCGAGGGAAAGACGGCCGGCCAGGAAGATCCGGTGCGGCGCGAGGACGCGCGGCAGCGTGCCGGGGAGCAGGGGCTGCTCTTCGACGAGCGTCCGGCGGCCGTGCC is part of the Nonomuraea coxensis DSM 45129 genome and encodes:
- a CDS encoding MerR family transcriptional regulator, whose protein sequence is MTSQAARSHMSIGEVLALLQGEFPDVTISKIRFLEGEGLIEPERSPSGYRKFTHLHVEQLRFILTEQRDHYLPLRVIKDRMAESFGRPRAVPDRQEVRLGRAELLEAAGIDEETLAECEDYGLLAPVARRYDEEALKIARTVGALARFGLGARHLRAVKAAAERECGLVEQSVAPVLKRRAPGAIGEAEETARELSSLLLDLHASLVRTGVRSVLGR
- a CDS encoding FHA domain-containing protein, coding for MPSVYCTQCGHANPGDARFCSRCGSPLARLEVAGDTTSTISVAGIEAYEAETGDMLLQERALVEQLPPGTALLTVTRGPNQGSRFRLDKDLTTTGRHPESDIFLDDITVSRRHVEFYRHRGGQFSVRDVGSLNGTYVNRERIEEVPLHSGDEVQIGKFRLVFLMRGNHSA
- a CDS encoding bifunctional nuclease family protein, with the protein product MLQMEVVGVRVEMPTNQPIVLLKEAHGERFLPIWIGMTEATAIALAQAEEPPPRPLTHDLFRDVLSALGVGLRAVNIVALRDGIFFADLVFSNGVEVSARPSDSIALALRTGARIFASEEVVQEAGVVIPDDQEDEVEKFREFLDTITPEDFGRAG